The proteins below come from a single Acinonyx jubatus isolate Ajub_Pintada_27869175 chromosome A1, VMU_Ajub_asm_v1.0, whole genome shotgun sequence genomic window:
- the NKX2-5 gene encoding homeobox protein Nkx-2.5: MFPSPALTPTPFSVKDILNLEQQQRSLAAGELSARLEATLAPASCMLAAFKPEAYAGPEAAAPALPELRAELGPAPSPAKCAPAFPGAPAFYPRAYGDPDPAKDPRADKKELCSLQKAVELEKPEADGAERPRARRRRKPRVLFSQAQVYELERRFKQQRYLSAPERDQLASVLKLTSTQVKIWFQNRRYKCKRQRQDQTLELVGLPPPPPPPARRIAVPVLVRDGKPCLGDSAPYAPAYGVGLNAYGYNAYPAYPGYGSAACNPGYSCAAAYPAGPPPAQSATAATNNNFVNFSVGDLNAVQSPGIPQGNSGVSTLHGIRAW, encoded by the exons ATGTTCCCCAGCCCTGCGCTCACGCCCACGCCGTTCTCGGTCAAAGACATCTTGAACCTGGAGCAGCAGCAGCGCAGTCTGGCTGCCGGGGAGCTCTCCGCGCGCCTGGAGGCCACCCTGGCGCCCGCCTCCTGCATGCTGGCCGCCTTCAAGCCCGAGGCCTACGCGGGGCCGGAGGCCGCGGCGCCCGCCCTCCCGGAGCTGCGCGCCGAGCTGGGCCCCGCGCCCTCGCCCGCCAAGTGTGCGCCTGCTTTCCCGGGAGCCCCCGCCTTCTATCCGCGTGCCTATGGCGACCCCGACCCTGCCAAGGATCCTCGAGCAGATAAGAAAG AGCTGTGCTCGCTGCAGAAGGCGGTGGAGCTGGAGAAGCCGGAGGCCGACGGCGCCGAACGACCCAGGGCGCGGCGGCGGAGGAAGCCGCGCGTGCTCTTCTCACAGGCGCAGGTCTACGAGCTGGAGCGGCGCTTCAAGCAGCAGCGGTACCTGTCCGCGCCTGAGCGCGACCAGCTGGCCAGCGTGCTGAAGCTCACGTCCACGCAGGTCAAGATCTGGTTCCAGAACCGGCGCTACAAATGCAAGCGGCAGCGGCAGGACCAGACTCTGGAGCTGGTGGGGctgcctccgccgccgccgccgccggcccgcAGGATCGCGGTGCCCGTGCTGGTGCGCGATGGCAAGCCGTGCCTAGGGGACTCGGCGCCCTACGCGCCGGCTTACGGCGTGGGCCTCAACGCCTACGGCTATAACGCCTACCCCGCCTACCCGGGTTACGGTAGCGCGGCCTGCAACCCTGGCTACAGCTGCGCCGCTGCTTACCCGGCCGGGCCGCCCCCGGCGCAGTCGGCCACGGCCGCCACCAACAACAACTTCGTGAACTTCAGCGTCGGGGACTTGAACGCGGTGCAGAGCCCCGGGATTCCGCAGGGCAACTCGGGAGTGTCCACGCTGCACGGTATCCGAGCCTGGTAG